The Peribacillus sp. FSL E2-0218 genome contains a region encoding:
- the crtI gene encoding phytoene desaturase family protein yields MSKKVIVVGAGVAGLASAIRLQQAGYQVEIYEKGTTPGGKMNRIELDGYTFDLGPSIVMMPELYREIFELCGRNPDDYIPMEKLNPIYRAYFSDIPDKPFDISSDLTELTRMIESISEEDAEGFFLYLHEIYKSFVVAKHHILQRPFRKKADFYNLSMLRKVLKLKARGTADSFIGKYIKNERLKQLISFQTLYIGISPIESPSFYSMIPMIQFLYGVWFIKGGMYTMALSMERLFTELGGTIHYGKDVQEICIHHRKATGIIVEGRKVSADFVVCNADFPYAMKHLIKDKTAKGKYTDRKIDSMKYTCSCFLLYLGMDRKYEEIGHVHNFIFNEKLNQNLEDIFAGKKLTNASFYVYIASKMDPSLAPEGKDGLYILMPVSNIATAHYQWDEETISYYRSYILDELKKIRGFENIENEIVTETYTTPLDFESKFNAYNGATFGLQPIMAQSNHSRPQSKATHCENLYFTGSSTHPGAGVPIVLLSAKITAQELIQDDTGEMFDYSGK; encoded by the coding sequence ATGAGTAAGAAGGTTATTGTTGTGGGGGCAGGTGTTGCAGGGCTTGCCAGTGCAATCAGACTGCAGCAAGCGGGGTACCAGGTGGAGATATATGAAAAAGGAACAACTCCCGGTGGCAAAATGAATCGAATTGAACTGGATGGCTATACATTTGATTTGGGGCCGAGTATCGTCATGATGCCGGAATTATATCGGGAGATCTTCGAACTATGCGGACGTAACCCCGATGATTATATTCCAATGGAAAAATTGAACCCGATTTATCGGGCTTACTTCAGTGATATTCCCGACAAGCCTTTTGATATCTCCTCAGACCTTACCGAATTGACACGGATGATTGAATCGATCAGCGAAGAGGATGCGGAAGGTTTTTTTCTATATCTGCATGAAATCTACAAAAGCTTTGTCGTTGCAAAGCATCACATTCTTCAAAGACCATTCCGCAAAAAGGCTGATTTTTATAACCTTTCCATGCTGAGGAAAGTGTTGAAACTGAAAGCACGCGGCACTGCAGATTCTTTTATAGGAAAATATATCAAGAATGAACGGCTGAAGCAGTTAATCAGTTTTCAAACGTTGTACATAGGCATTTCCCCAATTGAAAGTCCATCTTTTTACAGCATGATCCCCATGATCCAATTTTTATATGGAGTATGGTTCATCAAAGGCGGTATGTATACGATGGCACTCTCTATGGAGAGGCTCTTCACGGAACTTGGAGGAACCATCCACTATGGCAAAGATGTGCAGGAAATATGCATTCATCATCGCAAGGCGACCGGGATTATCGTGGAGGGCAGAAAAGTCTCTGCGGATTTTGTCGTTTGTAATGCAGACTTCCCATATGCCATGAAACACTTGATAAAAGACAAGACCGCTAAAGGGAAATATACCGATAGAAAGATTGACAGCATGAAATACACCTGTTCATGTTTTCTTTTATATCTCGGTATGGATCGAAAATATGAAGAAATTGGTCATGTGCATAATTTTATTTTCAATGAAAAGCTAAATCAGAATCTGGAAGATATTTTTGCAGGGAAGAAACTGACGAATGCCTCCTTTTATGTGTACATAGCTTCAAAAATGGATCCTTCCCTTGCACCCGAGGGGAAAGATGGGCTGTATATCCTGATGCCTGTCTCGAATATAGCAACAGCCCATTATCAGTGGGACGAGGAAACCATTTCTTATTATCGCAGCTACATTTTAGATGAATTAAAAAAAATCCGTGGTTTTGAAAACATTGAAAATGAGATTGTAACCGAAACATATACAACACCATTGGACTTTGAGTCGAAGTTCAATGCATATAATGGCGCCACTTTTGGTTTGCAACCAATCATGGCCCAAAGCAACCACTCTCGTCCGCAAAGCAAAGCAACACATTGTGAAAATTTGTATTTTACCGGAAGCAGCACACATCCTGGTGCTGGTGTCCCTATCGTGCTACTATCCGCCAAGATCACTGCACAGGAACTGATACAAGACGATACAGGTGAAATGTTCGATTATTCAGGAAAATGA
- a CDS encoding alpha/beta hydrolase, producing MFTTIIAKLLRLLPNQAKKTPMIPLQQVKMKKNVVVETSVQRTYLSLYYPLEAKQEKLPVYINFHGGAFIMNEKEMDDPYCRFLANQAECVVLNVDYAKAPEYPFPKPIEQGYDILEWVKGRADDLNIDAEKIMVGGQSSGANIAAALCLYLEEKGDDQPLLQVLSCPMLDFVTPHADKPERDKWRSRYPQVAHFINMCYLSDTELAGHPHASPVRAEISDRLASALILIAEYDAFRPEAECYAEKLKAAGINVQDELFKECSHAFTHLGPKERAEEAWQLIAWKIKKVVESYEN from the coding sequence ATGTTCACTACAATTATTGCAAAATTACTGCGTCTCCTCCCCAATCAAGCAAAGAAAACACCTATGATTCCCCTGCAGCAAGTAAAAATGAAAAAAAATGTAGTAGTCGAGACATCCGTTCAACGTACTTATCTATCTTTATATTATCCTTTGGAAGCAAAACAGGAAAAGCTCCCCGTTTACATCAACTTCCATGGTGGAGCGTTCATAATGAATGAAAAGGAGATGGATGATCCTTATTGCCGCTTCTTGGCCAATCAGGCGGAATGTGTGGTTCTTAATGTCGATTATGCGAAAGCACCGGAGTACCCGTTTCCCAAACCGATCGAACAGGGCTATGACATTCTTGAATGGGTGAAGGGAAGAGCCGATGATTTGAATATTGATGCGGAAAAAATCATGGTCGGCGGACAAAGTTCAGGTGCAAATATCGCAGCCGCTCTCTGCCTCTATCTTGAAGAGAAAGGGGACGATCAGCCGCTGCTCCAAGTGCTATCCTGCCCGATGCTGGATTTTGTCACTCCGCATGCGGATAAACCAGAACGTGATAAGTGGCGTTCCCGATACCCTCAAGTTGCCCATTTTATAAATATGTGTTACCTATCTGACACAGAACTAGCGGGGCATCCTCACGCTTCCCCTGTTCGTGCCGAGATCAGTGACCGCTTAGCTTCCGCCCTTATCCTCATAGCGGAGTACGACGCCTTTAGACCAGAAGCCGAATGCTATGCGGAGAAATTAAAAGCAGCAGGGATAAACGTTCAAGATGAGCTATTCAAAGAATGTTCTCACGCTTTTACCCATCTAGGTCCAAAAGAACGAGCTGAAGAGGCTTGGCAGTTGATCGCATGGAAAATCAAAAAAGTGGTCGAATCCTATGAAAATTGA
- a CDS encoding glycosyltransferase family A protein, whose amino-acid sequence MTASEVINLAIGFLAVMIAIIMFWSLPVPILSSSKNTGLPFLSIVIPARNEGGRLSPLLQSLQEQRFKQFEILVIDDQSTDNTVEIAQSYGANVLKNEGSGKSSACWRGAMHAKGSWLLFLDADTAFTNLDGLKNLLNFYQGKGARGIVSLQPYHTVDRLYEHLSVIFNIIVIVGMNVCTIWGARFKTAGSFGPCILCNRDDYLLSGGHKKIEGEIMDDLALGQAFLDHNLPVRCLGGKGIISLRMYPEGLSSLIEGWCKSFAVGSKSTHPVIMLMVIIWIAGSLISTGALISSIIELDTPAIIFSGVLYILYTIQTAWFARRVGNFKWAVFPFYPFLFLFFTGVYVYSFFRVNVLRSVKWKGRKINV is encoded by the coding sequence ATGACAGCTTCAGAAGTGATTAATCTCGCTATTGGTTTTCTGGCAGTCATGATTGCCATTATCATGTTCTGGTCTTTACCAGTTCCAATTTTATCCTCCAGCAAGAATACCGGTCTTCCGTTTCTGTCAATCGTTATTCCTGCCAGGAATGAAGGAGGCAGGCTCTCACCGTTATTGCAATCCTTGCAGGAACAACGTTTCAAGCAATTTGAAATATTGGTTATTGACGACCAGTCAACTGACAATACTGTGGAAATTGCACAAAGTTACGGTGCAAATGTTCTAAAAAATGAAGGATCCGGGAAGTCATCGGCCTGCTGGCGTGGTGCTATGCATGCAAAAGGGAGTTGGCTATTGTTTTTGGATGCAGATACTGCGTTCACCAATTTGGATGGTTTAAAAAATCTATTAAATTTCTACCAGGGAAAAGGAGCAAGGGGTATTGTATCCTTACAGCCCTATCACACGGTTGATCGCTTGTATGAACACCTTTCTGTAATATTTAACATTATTGTCATTGTGGGCATGAATGTATGTACCATTTGGGGAGCACGTTTTAAAACCGCCGGTTCGTTCGGTCCGTGCATTTTATGCAATAGAGACGATTATCTTTTGTCGGGGGGGCATAAAAAGATCGAGGGAGAAATCATGGATGATCTGGCACTGGGCCAGGCATTTCTTGACCATAATCTCCCGGTTCGTTGCTTGGGTGGCAAAGGGATCATCTCATTACGCATGTACCCGGAAGGCTTGAGTAGCCTGATAGAAGGCTGGTGCAAAAGCTTTGCCGTTGGTTCCAAGTCCACTCATCCAGTCATCATGTTGATGGTTATCATCTGGATTGCCGGCAGTTTAATCTCTACGGGAGCGTTGATCTCTTCCATTATTGAATTAGACACGCCCGCCATTATTTTCAGTGGAGTATTGTATATTCTCTATACGATTCAAACGGCATGGTTTGCCCGTAGGGTCGGTAATTTCAAATGGGCGGTATTCCCTTTTTATCCGTTTTTGTTTTTATTTTTCACAGGAGTCTATGTATATTCCTTCTTCCGGGTAAATGTTTTACGTTCTGTAAAATGGAAGGGTCGTAAAATAAATGTCTAG
- the ribE gene encoding 6,7-dimethyl-8-ribityllumazine synthase: MGNIIEAQLIGSGLKVGIVVGRFNEFITSKLLGGALDGLKRHGVDENDVDIAWVPGAFELPLIAKKLVNTGKYDAVIGLGTVIRGATSHYDYVCNEAAKGMAAVSLDTGVPVIFGLLTTESIEQAIERAGTKSGNKGYEAAVSAIEMANLGKLIEQ; this comes from the coding sequence ATGGGGAACATCATTGAAGCACAATTAATCGGATCAGGTTTGAAAGTGGGAATCGTTGTAGGGAGGTTTAATGAATTTATCACAAGCAAGCTTTTGGGCGGGGCGTTGGACGGCCTTAAGCGTCATGGCGTTGATGAAAATGATGTGGATATCGCTTGGGTTCCTGGTGCTTTCGAGCTGCCGTTAATCGCGAAGAAACTTGTGAATACAGGAAAATATGATGCAGTAATCGGTCTTGGGACGGTTATCAGGGGTGCGACCTCACATTATGATTATGTATGCAATGAAGCAGCTAAAGGAATGGCAGCCGTATCCTTGGACACGGGGGTACCGGTTATCTTCGGTCTGTTGACGACCGAAAGTATCGAGCAAGCCATTGAGCGTGCAGGAACTAAATCTGGCAACAAAGGCTATGAAGCGGCCGTAAGTGCCATTGAAATGGCTAACCTTGGAAAGCTGATAGAGCAATAA
- a CDS encoding tryptophan-rich sensory protein: MLIVIFNLIFYLFVVTMNFLANFLPFNGQTSGEVSDKLDVLFTPAGYVFSIWGFIYLLLAIWVFRQFAGEHRNSPAAKASFPWFALSCVLNGAWLLAWHYEHFLLSVFIILALLTTLLVIYTRIKKVAHTGFDLFPFSIYSGWVSVATIADISYYLTYIEWDGFGISKVTWTITMLIVATILAFAFSSKNRDWGYPLVFVWAFIGIGVRNDANYPVITTISYILAAVILVISVTIFIRNRRNI; this comes from the coding sequence ATGCTTATTGTCATCTTTAACTTGATTTTTTATTTATTCGTCGTCACCATGAATTTTTTGGCCAATTTTCTGCCATTCAACGGCCAAACATCCGGAGAGGTCTCCGATAAACTGGATGTACTTTTCACCCCTGCCGGTTATGTATTTTCCATATGGGGGTTCATTTACCTTCTACTCGCCATCTGGGTATTCAGGCAGTTTGCAGGTGAGCACAGGAACAGTCCTGCTGCCAAGGCATCATTCCCGTGGTTCGCTTTAAGCTGTGTGCTGAATGGGGCCTGGCTCTTGGCTTGGCATTACGAACACTTTTTGTTATCCGTTTTCATCATCCTTGCGCTTTTAACTACGCTTTTGGTCATTTATACACGTATTAAAAAGGTTGCGCACACTGGCTTCGACCTATTTCCATTTTCCATTTATTCAGGTTGGGTAAGCGTTGCGACCATAGCTGATATTTCTTATTACCTCACTTATATTGAATGGGACGGTTTTGGGATTTCAAAGGTCACCTGGACGATCACTATGCTGATTGTAGCAACAATCCTAGCTTTTGCCTTTTCAAGCAAAAACCGGGATTGGGGCTATCCGCTCGTATTCGTTTGGGCGTTCATCGGCATCGGGGTCCGCAATGATGCCAACTACCCAGTCATTACGACCATTTCCTATATCCTTGCCGCTGTCATCTTGGTCATATCCGTGACCATCTTCATCAGGAATCGAAGGAATATATAA
- a CDS encoding YihY/virulence factor BrkB family protein, giving the protein MDKSIRFSKKLIKEIKEDRVTGLAAEQAYYYLLALFPLLILLLSILPYLNIDIQTALDTLKTFMPAETMEVIEKNIINILSERNGGLLTIGFLGTIWSASNGMNAFIHSMNIAYDVEETRNFIKARFISIALTLGLVVAFIVMLGLPVFGKVIIDLIQQVIPIPEEMQILFSLLRWVIAVVVISLVLTFLYRFAPNKSFPIKHVFPGAVTATVLWLAISLGFSFYVSNFANYSSTYGSLGGVIILMLWLYLSGLIFVVGGEINAILHHQKNIPNKKSRTLVHPVPLKR; this is encoded by the coding sequence ATGGATAAATCGATAAGATTTTCGAAAAAACTTATCAAAGAAATAAAGGAAGATCGTGTCACAGGACTGGCAGCAGAACAAGCATATTACTATTTACTCGCACTATTTCCATTGCTCATATTACTGCTGTCCATATTGCCTTACCTGAATATCGATATTCAAACAGCCCTGGATACGCTCAAGACCTTCATGCCTGCGGAAACGATGGAAGTCATCGAGAAAAATATCATCAATATATTGAGTGAACGGAATGGCGGTTTACTGACAATTGGTTTCCTTGGCACTATATGGTCCGCTTCAAACGGAATGAATGCGTTCATCCATTCCATGAATATCGCTTATGATGTGGAAGAAACAAGGAATTTCATTAAAGCCCGCTTCATTTCCATTGCATTGACATTAGGCTTGGTCGTTGCATTCATCGTGATGCTCGGTCTTCCCGTCTTCGGGAAAGTCATCATCGATTTAATACAGCAAGTCATTCCCATCCCCGAAGAAATGCAGATCTTATTCAGTTTATTACGATGGGTCATAGCGGTTGTTGTCATATCACTCGTTCTTACCTTTTTATATCGTTTCGCCCCGAATAAGAGCTTTCCGATTAAACATGTCTTTCCTGGTGCAGTGACCGCAACTGTCCTTTGGTTAGCGATCTCACTTGGGTTTTCTTTTTATGTCAGCAATTTTGCCAACTATTCCTCCACTTACGGAAGTTTGGGAGGGGTCATCATCTTGATGCTGTGGCTTTATTTAAGCGGCCTGATCTTTGTCGTCGGAGGAGAAATCAATGCGATCCTTCACCATCAAAAAAACATACCAAACAAAAAGTCACGCACGCTTGTACACCCCGTCCCGTTAAAAAGGTAA
- the crtI gene encoding phytoene desaturase family protein gives MHLQLKNKTVIIIGGGLGGLSAAISLAQAGYDVSLYEKNNHIGGKLNRLDQDGFGFDLGPSILTMPRIFERLFSASGKSMKDYVPIEKLDHQWRSFFPGGNVIDLYEDLNEMQEKNPALSENDMREYQNLLHYSKRLYDMTDKTYFQHGVDTTRQIMKHTGLFTALRNFDLFSTVHGAINKRISNEELRVMLSYFIKYVGSSPYDAPAVLNMMIYMQHDQGVWYIPGGLHNLSSGLVKLAEEVGVTFHLGKQIVKLEKKNGKINGAILKDGTKLTADYFVSNMEVIPVYERLLEEDSHYVKKLKKKFEPASSGLVMHLGVKKSYPQLRHHNFFFAEDMKQQMHSIFHRHELPEDPVIYLVNVNKTDPTQAPAGYENIKVLPHIPYIRDQQPYKQQDYERFSERVLIKLEKMGLHDLRDNIVTKDVWTPEDIRRVYGSDRGAIYGTVSDRMKNKGFKHPKQSERYDNLYFVGGTVNPGGGMPMVTLSGQLVSEKIVQRDVSNV, from the coding sequence ATGCATTTACAGTTGAAAAATAAAACCGTAATCATCATCGGAGGCGGACTCGGTGGACTGTCAGCTGCGATTTCACTTGCGCAAGCAGGATACGATGTCTCCTTATATGAGAAAAACAACCACATTGGAGGAAAATTGAACAGGCTGGATCAAGATGGTTTTGGTTTTGATCTTGGCCCATCCATCCTGACGATGCCTCGGATTTTTGAACGATTATTTTCCGCGAGTGGAAAATCCATGAAGGATTACGTCCCGATTGAAAAGCTGGATCATCAATGGCGCTCCTTTTTCCCTGGTGGAAATGTCATTGACCTATATGAAGATTTGAACGAGATGCAAGAGAAGAACCCAGCCCTGAGTGAAAATGATATGCGAGAATATCAAAATCTGCTTCACTATTCGAAAAGACTTTATGATATGACGGATAAAACCTATTTTCAGCATGGCGTTGATACTACGAGACAAATCATGAAACATACCGGTTTGTTCACCGCTTTGAGGAACTTCGATCTGTTTTCTACGGTTCATGGAGCCATTAATAAACGGATCAGTAATGAGGAGCTCCGTGTGATGCTCTCCTATTTTATCAAGTACGTGGGTTCGTCCCCTTACGATGCACCGGCCGTGTTGAATATGATGATCTACATGCAGCATGACCAGGGTGTATGGTATATACCCGGCGGTTTACACAATCTTTCCAGTGGCCTGGTGAAGCTGGCTGAGGAAGTTGGTGTTACCTTCCACCTAGGAAAGCAGATCGTAAAACTTGAAAAAAAGAATGGGAAAATTAACGGAGCTATTTTGAAAGACGGTACAAAACTAACAGCAGATTATTTTGTTTCCAATATGGAAGTCATACCGGTTTACGAACGTTTACTGGAAGAAGACAGCCATTATGTAAAAAAACTGAAAAAGAAATTCGAGCCGGCCAGTTCCGGCCTCGTGATGCATTTGGGAGTGAAAAAGAGCTATCCGCAGCTGCGCCATCATAATTTCTTTTTCGCAGAAGATATGAAGCAGCAAATGCATTCGATCTTCCATCGTCATGAGCTGCCGGAAGACCCGGTCATTTATTTGGTCAATGTCAATAAGACGGATCCGACACAAGCTCCTGCAGGATATGAAAATATAAAAGTACTGCCCCATATTCCCTATATTCGGGATCAACAACCTTATAAACAGCAGGACTATGAACGATTCTCTGAGCGGGTTTTGATCAAATTGGAAAAAATGGGCCTGCATGACTTACGGGACAATATAGTCACAAAGGATGTATGGACACCGGAAGATATCAGGAGGGTGTATGGCTCCGACCGCGGTGCGATTTATGGAACGGTGTCAGACCGCATGAAGAATAAAGGATTTAAGCATCCGAAACAGAGTGAACGCTACGACAATCTATATTTTGTCGGTGGAACGGTAAACCCCGGCGGCGGAATGCCAATGGTTACCTTAAGTGGTCAGCTTGTAAGCGAGAAAATTGTTCAGAGGGATGTATCCAATGTCTGA
- a CDS encoding glycosyl-4,4'-diaponeurosporenoate acyltransferase, protein MIVSLPVHWILIIDIFAWPFFHLSISAICLKLPLVWFLRDQFWFRIFSWEKSGELWQRLFRVKKWKGYIIDGTIFLKKGYSKKGLHGIGLRDLTIFAAETKRAEFTHWLSILPAPLFFLWNPVWAGWVMILYAFVFNLPIIVVQRYNRGRITAITSELVKK, encoded by the coding sequence ATGATTGTTTCATTACCTGTCCATTGGATCCTTATCATCGACATTTTTGCATGGCCCTTTTTTCATCTGTCCATTTCTGCCATTTGTTTGAAACTACCTTTGGTATGGTTTCTAAGAGATCAATTTTGGTTTCGGATCTTCTCTTGGGAAAAATCCGGAGAATTGTGGCAGCGTTTATTCCGGGTGAAAAAATGGAAAGGCTATATTATAGACGGCACAATTTTTCTTAAAAAGGGGTACAGTAAAAAGGGGTTACATGGCATCGGGTTGAGGGACTTGACGATCTTTGCTGCGGAAACAAAACGCGCGGAATTCACACACTGGCTCTCCATACTGCCTGCTCCGTTGTTCTTCTTGTGGAATCCGGTATGGGCGGGTTGGGTGATGATCCTGTATGCGTTTGTATTCAACCTGCCCATTATCGTTGTTCAACGCTACAATCGCGGACGTATTACTGCCATTACTTCAGAACTTGTTAAGAAATGA
- a CDS encoding aldehyde dehydrogenase family protein, whose amino-acid sequence MSDNHGHFLKTLPERQREDLISRADLSIETRKKKLLKLKSILLEHERAFIQALQSDLGRPPFETLSSEITVLLNEIDYVCKHLAKWIRPVRSRHLKLGYVEAIKRMRHPYGSILIISSWNYPLQLALMPAIGAIASGNRCVIKPSELAPATGELLREVINHVFPPEQLTVVTGDAQTASLLTSAPFDLIFFTGSQQTGKAVARQAANQLTPVILELGGKNPCIMDETGFSKAAIQQIVWGKFLNAGQTCIAPDTLFVHQSIYEKTLSEISASLSAFYGDRPQESDDYGRICNDAHFQKVVDFIGKGDIWHGGKYDRNDRFIEPTVVVNVKPGSSIIQEEIFGPVLPVIPYTDLRTLLSSDRIQRDALTGYIFSKDNKQILQFMEHMKSPTISANQVIHHAANPHVAFGGVGRSGYGAYHGKAGFLAFSYDKTDYKSYHFIHFQGKFPPYSDRNMKFLKKLRKWLL is encoded by the coding sequence ATGTCTGACAATCACGGTCATTTTCTAAAGACATTACCGGAAAGGCAGAGAGAGGATCTAATTTCCCGTGCAGACCTTTCAATTGAAACGCGTAAAAAAAAGCTATTGAAGCTGAAGTCCATTCTATTGGAGCATGAAAGGGCATTTATTCAAGCCCTTCAATCAGATTTGGGAAGACCGCCATTCGAAACACTTTCTTCTGAAATTACGGTTTTATTAAATGAAATCGATTATGTATGCAAGCATTTAGCAAAATGGATCCGGCCTGTTCGGTCCAGGCATCTAAAACTTGGATATGTGGAAGCGATCAAAAGAATGAGGCATCCATACGGGAGTATACTCATCATTAGTTCGTGGAATTATCCGCTCCAGCTTGCATTAATGCCTGCCATCGGAGCGATAGCCAGCGGAAACCGCTGTGTGATCAAACCATCTGAACTTGCACCTGCAACTGGTGAACTGCTTAGAGAGGTCATTAATCACGTATTTCCTCCCGAACAATTAACAGTTGTTACAGGAGATGCTCAGACCGCCAGCCTATTGACTTCTGCACCTTTTGACCTGATTTTTTTCACAGGCAGTCAGCAGACAGGAAAAGCGGTAGCGCGGCAGGCGGCCAATCAACTCACACCGGTGATACTGGAACTCGGCGGCAAAAACCCCTGCATCATGGATGAAACGGGCTTTTCAAAAGCGGCAATCCAGCAAATCGTCTGGGGTAAGTTTCTTAATGCGGGGCAAACGTGTATTGCGCCGGACACACTGTTTGTCCATCAGTCCATTTACGAAAAAACACTTTCTGAAATATCGGCTTCGCTTTCAGCTTTCTACGGAGATCGACCCCAGGAAAGCGATGATTATGGTAGGATTTGTAACGATGCACATTTCCAGAAGGTGGTTGATTTTATCGGAAAAGGGGATATCTGGCATGGCGGGAAGTATGATAGAAACGACCGGTTCATCGAACCAACGGTGGTTGTGAATGTGAAACCGGGGAGTTCTATCATTCAGGAAGAGATATTCGGCCCGGTACTCCCTGTCATTCCATATACGGATTTAAGAACATTATTATCTAGTGATAGGATTCAACGTGATGCACTTACAGGATATATTTTCAGTAAAGACAACAAACAAATCCTGCAGTTCATGGAACATATGAAGTCACCGACCATTAGCGCCAATCAAGTGATACATCATGCCGCGAATCCCCATGTCGCATTTGGAGGGGTTGGAAGAAGCGGATACGGTGCTTATCATGGAAAAGCTGGTTTTTTAGCCTTCAGTTATGATAAAACAGATTACAAATCCTATCATTTCATCCATTTTCAAGGAAAATTCCCGCCTTATTCCGATAGAAATATGAAATTCTTGAAGAAGTTAAGAAAGTGGCTGTTGTAA
- a CDS encoding phytoene/squalene synthase family protein — MDKEQRQADFDYCEKVIKKHSKIFYYAFSQLPSEKAKAVYAIYAFCRTADECADGSQSSKKKVQLLRQLKKELDLFNEHEELDKPLWRALRHVFNTYDMDISPFYDQLTGQSLDLSFTPPKTMHELERYSYYVAGSVGLMLVPVIASRSSADLHSSVISLGVAMQITNILRDIGEDYREKNRIYLPEDELTHVHYSQHDLHNGTINENFIGLWEKLAARAESLYSKFLFNIELLDPDSRIPVYLSAYIYRGILDAVRNNEYQCLTKRNYVTKEKMAQINAAANNVFGLWEGDAFTVEK; from the coding sequence ATGGATAAAGAGCAAAGGCAAGCCGATTTCGATTATTGTGAAAAGGTCATAAAAAAACATTCCAAAATCTTTTATTATGCATTTTCACAACTCCCTAGTGAAAAAGCAAAAGCCGTTTATGCCATCTATGCTTTTTGCAGAACCGCAGATGAGTGTGCAGATGGAAGCCAGTCATCCAAGAAAAAGGTTCAGTTGCTGAGACAATTAAAGAAAGAACTTGATTTGTTCAACGAGCATGAGGAATTGGATAAGCCACTATGGCGCGCACTCAGACATGTATTCAATACGTATGACATGGATATCAGCCCATTTTATGACCAGCTGACTGGGCAATCCTTGGATTTGTCCTTTACACCCCCGAAAACAATGCATGAACTGGAAAGGTACAGTTACTATGTAGCTGGTTCCGTTGGTTTAATGCTTGTTCCTGTCATCGCTTCGAGATCTTCTGCCGATTTGCATTCATCAGTGATAAGTCTTGGAGTTGCCATGCAAATAACGAATATCCTGCGTGATATTGGAGAAGATTACCGTGAGAAAAATCGCATCTATCTACCCGAAGACGAACTAACCCATGTCCACTATTCACAGCATGATTTACATAACGGCACGATCAATGAAAATTTCATCGGCCTATGGGAAAAACTTGCTGCTCGAGCTGAATCACTATATAGCAAGTTCTTGTTCAACATCGAGCTGTTAGATCCAGATAGCCGCATACCGGTCTATCTGTCTGCTTACATTTACAGAGGCATACTTGATGCTGTGCGAAACAATGAATACCAGTGTCTAACTAAACGAAACTATGTTACAAAAGAAAAAATGGCCCAAATCAATGCTGCAGCCAACAACGTCTTTGGTTTGTGGGAAGGAGATGCATTTACAGTTGAAAAATAA
- the ribE gene encoding riboflavin synthase, whose protein sequence is MFTGIIEDIGTVHSLKKGKSSMELTIRSEKILEDVHLGDSISVNGVCLTVTSFTKSLFAVDVMPETVKASTIRTLKVGSPVNLERAMSAGGRFGGHFVSGHIDGTGTIIKKERKENAVYYVIQLEEGLSAFCIPKGSIAIDGTSLTIFGIESNLLTVSLIPLTHMDTILGQKAAGDIVNIENDMIGKYIVHQMKKGDSKPGLNLEFLAKHGF, encoded by the coding sequence ATGTTTACTGGAATCATTGAGGACATCGGGACCGTTCATTCCTTGAAAAAAGGCAAAAGCAGTATGGAGTTGACGATACGTTCCGAGAAAATCCTTGAAGATGTTCATCTGGGGGATAGTATATCAGTCAACGGCGTCTGCTTGACGGTAACTTCTTTCACGAAAAGTTTATTTGCCGTGGACGTAATGCCAGAAACGGTCAAGGCTTCCACGATCCGGACGTTAAAAGTGGGTTCACCCGTGAACCTCGAGCGTGCCATGAGTGCGGGGGGACGGTTTGGTGGACATTTCGTTTCAGGTCATATCGACGGTACCGGAACAATCATAAAAAAAGAACGAAAAGAAAATGCCGTATATTATGTCATCCAATTGGAAGAAGGGCTAAGTGCCTTTTGCATACCAAAAGGATCGATTGCCATCGATGGAACGAGCCTGACGATATTTGGGATTGAGAGCAACCTTTTAACAGTTTCCTTGATCCCCTTGACACATATGGACACCATATTGGGGCAGAAAGCGGCTGGAGATATCGTTAACATCGAAAACGACATGATTGGGAAATATATTGTACATCAAATGAAAAAAGGCGACTCAAAACCAGGACTGAATCTAGAGTTTTTAGCTAAGCACGGATTCTAA